In Cotesia glomerata isolate CgM1 linkage group LG3, MPM_Cglom_v2.3, whole genome shotgun sequence, one genomic interval encodes:
- the LOC123261919 gene encoding RIB43A-like with coiled-coils protein 2 isoform X2 yields MLKFPPTTPQDLKVAACIERKRRNQEARKQRIFDPRCQTGIDKEFLDWQIKEKERLRQQEREQECRMDEALLRSSKFAMMLEKREEEEKKKINRDINSYRQIYQRPQDRRDFDLYDPDNLKKSLPGRLADDDPRIGPSSAQKFEGEDLEQVKRRSRDKEQMQSSLMQQVYEKQKNKQEQQHADESLQRMILSRDRRAIDLERMEEECRRKLNEANAQFNRALAEEQEYRNKCQAIKDEEDKRAEIYNHLTGDFLTEAREQALSHCGPSKLLAYRYKGMTSDELKAIWNEQAHQMKEIQKMKDEQKKKNNEWDRLMIGNAYAAEVYNQQLERQKMELRKRIAEENLQLAQQQKSHQDYLNKVVYKYQQEPEFFNQFNSCPR; encoded by the exons ATGCTCAAGTTTCCACCGACGACGCCACAGGATCTCAAGGTCGCAGCTTGCATTGAGCGAAAACGACGAAATCAAGAGGCTCGAAAACAGAGAATATTCGATCCACGATGCCAAACCGGG ATAGACAAAGAGTTCTTGGATTGGCagataaaagaaaaagagcgACTGCGTCAGCAAGAACGAGAACAAGAATGCCGGATGGATGAAGCGCTGCTGCGCAGCAGTAAATTCGCAATGATGCTTGAGAAGCGGGAGGAGGAG GAAAAGAAGAAGATAAATCGTGATATAAATTCATACCGGCAAATCTATCAACGTCCGCAGGATCGTCGCGACTTTGATCTTTACGATCCggataatttgaaaaaatcattaccAGGTCGGCTAGCCGATGATGATCCGCGAATTGGACCTTCTTCTGCTCAAAA ATTTGAGGGTGAAGATCTTGAGCAAGTTAAAAGACGGAGCAGAGATAAAGAGCAGATGCAATCGAGTCTTATGCAGCAGGTGTAcgagaaacaaaaaaacaaacaagaacAACAACATGCTGATGAATCTCTTCAACGAATGATATTATCTAGGGACAGACGTGCGATCGACCTTGAACGAATGGAAGAAGAATGCCGAAGAAAACTTAATGAAGCTAATGCACAGTTTAATCGTGCCCTT GCTGAGGAACAGGAGTACCGTAACAAATGTCAGGCAATAAAAGATGAAGAAGATAAACGTGCTGAGATTTACAATCACCTTACCGGTGATTTCCTAACAGAAGCCCGTGAACAAGCTCTAAGTCATTGTGGGCCAAGTAAGTTACTTGCCTATCGGTACAAAGGCATGACATCTGACGAGTTAAAGGCAATATGGAATGAACAAGCTCACCAGATGAAGGAAATTCAG AAAATGAAGGatgaacaaaagaaaaaaaacaatgaatgGGATCGTTTAATGATCGGTAATGCTTATGCTGCTGAAGTTTATAATCAACAATTAGAGCGCCAAAAAAT ggaattaagaaaaagaatcgctgaagaaaatttacagcTAGCGCAACAGCAGAAATCACATCAGGATTATTTGAACAAAGTGGTTTATAAGTATCAGCAAGAACccgaattttttaatcaattcaaTTCATGCCCTcgttaa
- the LOC123261918 gene encoding ankyrin-1-like: MGIQQTKLIPYNCQLTYDEAREKIINGSLSANTIPVEKYLKGVDTYLQYAIKKNDEKFVDYLLRNSVDINFNSKNCHPAIYLAVEKNDKKLVKKLLDANADINLQSQYEGPFPVCEQFTPLQLAVKLNHYEIIELLISYGADINACCSIIEEYQYMGHPSFVIYRNAILPNTMHHFTPLHIAVNNEDEEIVDLLIENKADVNNSPKYNFVSCLHATSKTPLGIAIKKKNLTLVKKLITAGADVNISSWNDYWTPLHLAAELDASEIALLLINNGANVNAVSNISLGYCTTTPLRIAIKNNHLEMVKLLVKNGALVNFQVNDFLPPILCSIFTFVRSREMIDYLLESGADMNFDWRSEKSTFLHYVASMNDGDLMPFLLTHKYVIDINTVTSKKESVLHKAVQCIYESNSIHLLNAGIDINLVDINGNTAHDIAYESDQYSYKSIIERHVVKLTAAGIYVSDKNLQTVEGAKYDNLREECLDIVALMKKTKIVGSDVTYYQLLYSHRNKLARILKYLDVDHHEFFFYANYFSKFTRYSEILWYRKIMIKQRILLLKEAEKFLDEVMSDVGLPDTLLRNITDYLSNRELYILGRR, encoded by the coding sequence atgggaATACagcaaacaaaattaattccatACAATTGCCAATTGACATACGACGAAgcccgtgaaaaaataatcaatggaTCTCTAAGCGCAAATACAATACCggtagaaaaatatttgaaaggCGTTGACACTTATCTACAGTacgctattaaaaaaaatgacgaaaaatttgtGGACTATCTTCTGAGAAATTCTGTTGACATAAActtcaattcaaaaaattgtcacCCCGCAATTTATTTAGCTGTAGAGAAAAACGACAAAAAATTGGTGAAAAAATTGCTTGACGCCAATGCTGATATTAATTTGCAATCACAATATGAAGGACCGTTTCCAGTCTGTGAACAATTTACACCGCTACAATTAGCAGTTAAATTGAATCACTATGAAATTATTGAGTTGCTAATTAGTTACGGGGCTGATATTAATGCTTGTTGTTCAATTATAGAAGAGTATCAATACATGGGACATCCATCTTTTGTCATTTACAGAAATGCTATTCTTCCCAATACAATGCATCACTTTACGCCATTGCATATTGCCGTAAACAATGAGGATGAAGAAATAGTAGATCTTCTGATAGAAAACAAAGCTGATGTAAATAATAGTCCAAAgtataactttgtctcttgtCTTCATGCAACATCTAAAACACCGCTTGGAATTgcaataaagaagaaaaatttaactctggttaaaaaattaatcacagCGGGCGCTGATGTTAATATATCTTCATGGAATGATTATTGGACGCCATTACATCTCGCTGCTGAATTGGATGCAAGTGAAATAGCATtacttttgataaataatggTGCTAATGTTAACGCTGTTTCTAATATTTCATTGGGATATTGCACGACTACGCCATTGCGTATAGCCATAAAAAATAACCATTTAGAAATGGTTAaacttttagttaaaaatggtgctcttgttaattttcaagtcaATGATTTTCTACCTCCGATATTGTGTAGCATCTTCACTTTTGTCAGATCTAGAGAAATGATTGACTATCTTCTAGAGTCGGGTGCTGATATGAATTTTGACTGGCGATCAGAGAAATCAACATTTCTTCATTACGTTGCTTCAATGAATGATGGTGATTTAATGCCATTTCTGTTAACACACAAATACGTGATTGATATCAATActgtaacatcaaaaaaagaatCTGTGCTTCATAAAGCTGTCCAATGTATTTACGAATCTAATTCAATCCATTTACTGAATGCCGGTATTGATATCAATTTAGTAGACATTAATGGCAATACAGCTCATGATATTGCTTATGAAAGTGATCAGTATTCTTATAAATCTATTATTGAAAGACATGTTGTGAAATTAACTGCTGCGGGTATTTATGtcagtgataaaaatttacaaactgTTGAAGGTGCTAAGTATGATAACTTGCGTGAAGAGTGTCTTGATATTGTCGCATTGATGAAGAAAACTAAAATTGTGGGGTCTGATGTTACTTATTACCAATTATTATATTCtcatagaaataaattagctAGAATTTTGAAGTATCTAGATGTTGATCACCATGAATTCTTCTTTTATgcgaattatttttcaaagtttacgCGGTACAGTGAAATCCTGTGGTATCGTAAAATAATGATCAAGCAACGAATACTCTTATTGAAAGAAGCtgagaaatttttagatgaaGTCATGAGTGACGTTGGTCTTCCTGATACTCTTTTGAGAAATATTACAGATTATTTAAGTAATAGGGAATTATACATATTAGGTAGAAGATGA
- the LOC123261919 gene encoding RIB43A-like with coiled-coils protein 2 isoform X1 has translation MRTMRMLKFPPTTPQDLKVAACIERKRRNQEARKQRIFDPRCQTGIDKEFLDWQIKEKERLRQQEREQECRMDEALLRSSKFAMMLEKREEEEKKKINRDINSYRQIYQRPQDRRDFDLYDPDNLKKSLPGRLADDDPRIGPSSAQKFEGEDLEQVKRRSRDKEQMQSSLMQQVYEKQKNKQEQQHADESLQRMILSRDRRAIDLERMEEECRRKLNEANAQFNRALAEEQEYRNKCQAIKDEEDKRAEIYNHLTGDFLTEAREQALSHCGPSKLLAYRYKGMTSDELKAIWNEQAHQMKEIQKMKDEQKKKNNEWDRLMIGNAYAAEVYNQQLERQKMELRKRIAEENLQLAQQQKSHQDYLNKVVYKYQQEPEFFNQFNSCPR, from the exons CATGCTCAAGTTTCCACCGACGACGCCACAGGATCTCAAGGTCGCAGCTTGCATTGAGCGAAAACGACGAAATCAAGAGGCTCGAAAACAGAGAATATTCGATCCACGATGCCAAACCGGG ATAGACAAAGAGTTCTTGGATTGGCagataaaagaaaaagagcgACTGCGTCAGCAAGAACGAGAACAAGAATGCCGGATGGATGAAGCGCTGCTGCGCAGCAGTAAATTCGCAATGATGCTTGAGAAGCGGGAGGAGGAG GAAAAGAAGAAGATAAATCGTGATATAAATTCATACCGGCAAATCTATCAACGTCCGCAGGATCGTCGCGACTTTGATCTTTACGATCCggataatttgaaaaaatcattaccAGGTCGGCTAGCCGATGATGATCCGCGAATTGGACCTTCTTCTGCTCAAAA ATTTGAGGGTGAAGATCTTGAGCAAGTTAAAAGACGGAGCAGAGATAAAGAGCAGATGCAATCGAGTCTTATGCAGCAGGTGTAcgagaaacaaaaaaacaaacaagaacAACAACATGCTGATGAATCTCTTCAACGAATGATATTATCTAGGGACAGACGTGCGATCGACCTTGAACGAATGGAAGAAGAATGCCGAAGAAAACTTAATGAAGCTAATGCACAGTTTAATCGTGCCCTT GCTGAGGAACAGGAGTACCGTAACAAATGTCAGGCAATAAAAGATGAAGAAGATAAACGTGCTGAGATTTACAATCACCTTACCGGTGATTTCCTAACAGAAGCCCGTGAACAAGCTCTAAGTCATTGTGGGCCAAGTAAGTTACTTGCCTATCGGTACAAAGGCATGACATCTGACGAGTTAAAGGCAATATGGAATGAACAAGCTCACCAGATGAAGGAAATTCAG AAAATGAAGGatgaacaaaagaaaaaaaacaatgaatgGGATCGTTTAATGATCGGTAATGCTTATGCTGCTGAAGTTTATAATCAACAATTAGAGCGCCAAAAAAT ggaattaagaaaaagaatcgctgaagaaaatttacagcTAGCGCAACAGCAGAAATCACATCAGGATTATTTGAACAAAGTGGTTTATAAGTATCAGCAAGAACccgaattttttaatcaattcaaTTCATGCCCTcgttaa
- the LOC123261920 gene encoding thioredoxin-related transmembrane protein 2 homolog yields the protein MTFKEDLRLLLKPYYLVNILLSLSYIIAKQVPFICSYLFSEDERELDGKETHILFFLLFVIMIRTRKSGSVTMIHYLSTSFVYTKITNLILWFYADIRMGILFAVIFIFCALILPEPTYQGPQNITFIRGANGLEEELNRDTRIVWVVAFYTAWNPACNTFAPIYSQLSAEYALENLRFGKIDIGRFPDAGLKYHVSDASTSKQLPTIILFKNGKEVDRRPYADKNGKLVKFLFSLDNMKAAFDLNNIYKFCKTNPLKKKEKKSIKAE from the exons ATGACTTTTAAGGAAGATTTACGTTTGTTACTTAAACcttattatttagttaatattcTCTTGAGTTTATCGTATATTATTGCCAAACAAGTACCTTTTATTTGTTCATATCTTTTTTCTGAAGATGAACGTGAATTAGATGgg aAAGAAACAcatattttgtttttcttattGTTTGTAATAATGATAAGAACACGAAAAAGTGGAAGTGTTACAATGATACATTATTTATCAACTAGTTTTGTTTATACGAAAATTACAAATCTTATTTTATGGTTTTATGCTGATATAAGAATGGGTATTTTGTTTGCTgtcatttttatat tTTGTGCTTTAATTCTTCCTGAACCGACGTATCAAGGTCCTCAAAATATAACATTTATCAGAGGTGCTAATGGTCTAGAAGAAGAATTAAATAGAGATACACGCATAGTCTGGGTTGTTGCATTTTATACAGCTTGGAATCCAGCTTGTAATACTTTTGCTCCAATATATTCTCAATTATCAGCAGA atatGCTTTGGAGAATTTAAGATTTGGTAAAATCGATATTGGGAGGTTTCCTGATGCTGGATTGAAATATCATGTAAGCGATGCAAGTACGAGTAAACAATTACCGACAATTATTCTATTCAAAAATGGAAAAGAAGTTGACCGTCGGCCGTATGCTGATAAGAATGGAAAACTtgttaaatttcttttttcatta gacAACATGAAAGCTGCCTTCgacttaaataatatttataaattctgcaaaactaatccgctgaagaaaaaagaaaaaaaatcaatcaaagCTGAATAA